A window of Pedococcus aerophilus contains these coding sequences:
- the flgC gene encoding flagellar basal body rod protein FlgC — MGIFGAMNIAGSGLVLHRKWMDAVSDNIANINTVRPSNENAFQARYVVAEAGEYGKPEGVRVAGVQFGDAEGRMVFQPDHPLADAEGYIRLPDIDMGDQMTQLMMAQRGYQANLAVVERAQAAYQQAIGLGR; from the coding sequence ATGGGCATCTTCGGGGCGATGAACATCGCCGGCTCGGGTCTGGTCCTGCACCGCAAGTGGATGGACGCCGTCTCCGACAACATCGCCAACATCAACACGGTCCGCCCGTCCAACGAGAACGCCTTCCAGGCGCGGTACGTCGTGGCGGAGGCCGGCGAGTACGGCAAGCCCGAGGGTGTCCGGGTCGCCGGCGTGCAGTTCGGTGACGCCGAGGGCCGCATGGTCTTCCAGCCCGACCACCCCCTGGCCGACGCCGAGGGCTACATCCGTCTCCCCGACATCGACATGGGCGACCAGATGACCCAGCTGATGATGGCCCAGCGCGGCTACCAGGCGAACCTCGCCGTGGTCGAGCGGGCGCAGGCGGCGTACCAGCAGGCCATCGGGCTGGGCCGCTGA